One window from the genome of Pyrobaculum ferrireducens encodes:
- a CDS encoding asparagine synthetase A yields the protein MDYLEPRFHPAVVEFEKLVADREGYRRVLEEWLRYSWRWARVDRYRLVFKIQAAALRAIREFLDRQGFTEVLPPIIGPVTDPGIRGARQASIDFYGREYKVMSSAILYKQYMAASLGKIYFISPNVRLEPPDSIYTGRHLVEFVQVDVEMLGADYHRAMEVAEGLVAYVVKAVGEEYGKKLEEVFGRSLPSFKPPFRRYSHGEVVKIVNSLGCRNPPDAELEWGCERLFSALHSQPVFIYDYPKGSRGFYDREDPARPGVLRDFDMLYPEGFGEAVSGAEREFEPERVAARIREGGEDPARYQWYLEMLRELYPLQTAGFGIGVERLTRYLCGLRAVWEARPYPKLAGIAPTP from the coding sequence ATGGATTATCTGGAGCCTAGGTTTCACCCTGCTGTGGTTGAGTTTGAGAAGCTTGTGGCGGATAGGGAGGGCTACCGTAGGGTGTTGGAGGAGTGGCTTAGGTACTCGTGGAGGTGGGCCCGCGTCGACAGATACCGGCTAGTCTTCAAGATACAGGCGGCTGCCCTAAGGGCTATCCGGGAGTTTCTAGACCGCCAGGGCTTTACAGAAGTCCTCCCGCCGATAATCGGCCCCGTGACGGACCCCGGCATTAGGGGGGCCAGGCAGGCCTCCATTGACTTCTACGGCCGTGAGTATAAGGTGATGTCCTCCGCCATCCTCTACAAGCAGTACATGGCCGCCTCCCTCGGCAAGATATACTTCATAAGCCCCAACGTCAGGCTTGAGCCCCCCGACTCCATATACACCGGGAGACACCTCGTGGAGTTTGTGCAGGTGGATGTGGAGATGCTGGGCGCAGACTACCACAGGGCAATGGAGGTGGCGGAGGGCCTCGTGGCCTACGTAGTTAAGGCCGTGGGGGAGGAGTACGGAAAGAAGCTGGAGGAGGTGTTCGGCAGATCTCTGCCGTCGTTTAAGCCGCCGTTTAGGAGGTACAGCCATGGGGAGGTGGTGAAGATTGTAAACTCCTTGGGTTGCCGGAATCCGCCCGATGCGGAGCTTGAGTGGGGGTGTGAGAGGCTTTTTTCTGCATTACACAGCCAGCCTGTGTTTATATACGACTACCCCAAGGGTTCACGCGGCTTCTACGACCGGGAGGATCCGGCGAGGCCGGGGGTGTTGAGAGATTTCGATATGCTCTACCCAGAGGGCTTTGGGGAGGCTGTTAGCGGGGCTGAGCGGGAATTCGAGCCGGAGAGAGTGGCGGCGAGGATTAGAGAAGGCGGGGAGGACCCGGCGAGGTATCAGTGGTATCTAGAGATGTTGAGAGAGCTCTACCCTCTGCAGACGGCGGGCTTCGGCATAGGCGTAGAGAGACTGACAAGATACCTATGCGGCCTGAGAGCAGTATGGGAAGCCCGGCCATACCCAAAACTAGCAGGAATAGCGCCGACGCCGTAA
- a CDS encoding class II glutamine amidotransferase — MCRILLSVGGRPSSFFKSFIEISKRDRTMGWSHGSGWGALWASREGFGVYKSLRPIWESFVEPPVGYSLYLLHSRLASVGRVAFENTHPIVYGRYAIAHNGTLDKERFLAELERRGVEVGDVAGETDSEVLLKAIVKMGADEDAVKEIAEAARQFIDPEEPLLNFAFIDGGGKAYFYTYRESEHPHYVPVYAELGDVFLIASEPLGGGAEWKTLKNGELLTLTY, encoded by the coding sequence ATGTGTAGGATATTGCTGTCGGTGGGGGGCCGCCCCTCTAGCTTTTTCAAGTCGTTTATTGAAATCTCCAAGCGAGATAGGACAATGGGCTGGAGCCACGGCAGTGGCTGGGGGGCGCTCTGGGCCTCTAGAGAGGGGTTTGGGGTGTACAAGTCTCTGAGGCCGATATGGGAAAGCTTCGTGGAGCCGCCGGTCGGCTACTCGCTTTACCTACTACACAGCAGGCTGGCCTCCGTTGGGAGGGTAGCCTTCGAGAACACCCACCCAATTGTCTACGGCCGCTACGCAATTGCCCACAACGGCACTCTGGACAAGGAGAGATTTCTAGCTGAGCTGGAGAGGCGCGGAGTGGAGGTCGGCGACGTGGCGGGGGAGACAGACTCCGAAGTTTTACTCAAAGCCATTGTTAAAATGGGCGCGGACGAAGACGCGGTGAAGGAGATCGCAGAGGCGGCGAGGCAGTTCATAGACCCCGAGGAGCCCCTCCTAAACTTCGCCTTTATAGACGGCGGCGGGAAGGCCTACTTCTACACGTACAGGGAAAGCGAACACCCGCACTACGTCCCCGTCTACGCCGAGCTCGGCGACGTGTTTCTAATCGCCTCAGAGCCACTAGGCGGAGGCGCGGAGTGGAAAACTCTAAAAAACGGCGAGTTGCTAACCCTCACATACTAA
- a CDS encoding inosine/xanthosine triphosphatase, protein MIVAVGTKNPNKIRAVEEAYKMFGIPAVVVPAPARPPVPPQPIGLETVVKGAVERAKAALSQIPKAEHGVGIEAGAVQAADTHLDITIAAVADREGVVTIGFGPAFQIPPPFLPHLLNGVELGALAERHYQRPSIGYREGIIGALTKRRITRKDLNLAAVAMALVPRLPYNTPLYKT, encoded by the coding sequence GTGATAGTGGCTGTGGGGACTAAAAACCCAAACAAGATAAGAGCAGTGGAGGAGGCCTACAAGATGTTCGGCATACCGGCGGTGGTGGTGCCAGCCCCGGCGCGGCCCCCAGTCCCCCCACAGCCCATAGGCCTCGAAACCGTGGTAAAGGGAGCCGTGGAGAGGGCAAAAGCCGCGCTGAGCCAGATACCCAAGGCAGAACACGGCGTCGGGATAGAGGCGGGCGCGGTGCAGGCCGCCGACACCCACCTCGACATAACCATAGCCGCCGTCGCAGATAGAGAAGGCGTTGTGACCATAGGCTTCGGCCCCGCCTTCCAGATACCACCCCCCTTCCTCCCCCACCTCCTAAACGGCGTGGAGCTCGGCGCCCTAGCCGAGAGGCACTACCAAAGACCCTCCATAGGCTACCGCGAAGGCATCATAGGCGCCCTCACCAAGAGGCGCATAACCAGAAAAGACCTAAACCTAGCCGCCGTCGCCATGGCCCTAGTCCCAAGACTCCCCTATAACACCCCTCTATACAAAACCTAG
- a CDS encoding class I SAM-dependent methyltransferase, which produces MWRSAEVFRQRADDYDKWYERHRAIYASELAAVERLGCVGGVEIGVGTGRFAAPLGLRAGVDPAREMLRLAPRDLDLVEGVGESLPLRDGAYPCALLVVTLCFVDDPAAVLREAARVAQRIVACVVPGKSPWGRLYAELGARGHPFYSKAKFYTLAEVAAMAPGLAPARVVATLFTPPPGPDAPEDPVDTGIDEAERAGFACLEFKRGKTPHP; this is translated from the coding sequence ATGTGGAGGAGCGCCGAGGTGTTTAGGCAGAGGGCCGACGACTACGACAAGTGGTACGAGAGGCACAGAGCCATATACGCCTCTGAACTAGCCGCCGTCGAGAGGCTGGGCTGTGTCGGCGGGGTGGAGATCGGCGTCGGCACGGGGAGATTCGCGGCGCCGCTCGGCCTCAGAGCCGGCGTTGACCCGGCGCGGGAGATGCTGAGGCTAGCCCCCAGAGACCTAGACCTGGTGGAGGGAGTCGGCGAAAGCCTGCCCCTCAGGGACGGGGCCTACCCATGCGCCCTCCTCGTCGTCACGCTTTGCTTCGTCGACGACCCGGCGGCGGTGCTGAGAGAGGCCGCCCGCGTCGCCCAGAGGATCGTGGCCTGCGTAGTCCCGGGAAAATCGCCATGGGGGAGGCTCTACGCCGAGCTGGGCGCCCGGGGCCACCCCTTCTACTCCAAAGCCAAGTTCTACACACTGGCTGAGGTAGCCGCCATGGCCCCCGGCCTCGCCCCCGCCAGGGTGGTCGCCACCCTATTCACCCCGCCCCCCGGCCCCGACGCCCCCGAGGACCCCGTCGACACGGGCATAGACGAGGCCGAGCGGGCAGGCTTCGCCTGTCTAGAATTTAAACGGGGGAAAACTCCCCACCCGTGA
- a CDS encoding recombinase RecA translates to MSAGCNLEELFSEGVIVVKGLPGAGKTLLVAKAVSRFRKATWFTFYETEERLRRYLASVGTTPPAYIFDMVTTGEKAVVEYIVEKVAQLRPDVVVVDGVNAIAGEGERELVHAVFYHGISRESPVIFIKEGVEVTPADYIADVIIEVEHQVYESGASIRYVKLLKTRGKPLKYAKLPFVITESGPFVITPIEKSKELPSDRLTTGAPEIDEAIGGGVWRGTLVAVVGPPDGLASKLMVLTAAELARRGSRVLYHHHKVAPTFTKFAESLGVRWQVPNIEWFYHPVVEHKSLTWWFKSAEMVNRGRFDVHFADQYEQVVSSTGPELLVEAARLYQSLVNYPTTTVLVFNSYDAWDSASLYLGSLVDYVFKFRHGELEAHTPESPVPIRFQFKIDEQRRRVVYTRM, encoded by the coding sequence GTGTCGGCAGGGTGTAACCTCGAAGAGCTGTTTAGTGAAGGTGTAATAGTGGTGAAGGGTCTGCCGGGGGCTGGGAAGACTTTACTAGTGGCTAAGGCAGTGTCTCGCTTTAGGAAGGCTACGTGGTTCACTTTCTACGAGACAGAGGAGAGATTGAGGAGGTATCTGGCCTCCGTGGGGACTACGCCGCCGGCCTACATCTTCGACATGGTGACAACGGGGGAGAAGGCGGTGGTGGAGTACATAGTTGAGAAAGTTGCCCAGTTGAGACCTGACGTCGTTGTGGTCGACGGCGTGAACGCCATAGCTGGAGAAGGGGAGAGGGAGCTTGTCCACGCAGTGTTTTACCACGGCATCTCCCGGGAGTCGCCTGTGATCTTTATAAAAGAGGGTGTGGAGGTGACTCCAGCAGATTACATTGCGGATGTTATTATAGAGGTGGAGCACCAAGTATATGAATCGGGCGCCTCCATACGATATGTCAAGCTACTGAAGACCAGAGGCAAGCCTCTCAAATACGCCAAGCTACCCTTCGTAATTACGGAGTCCGGCCCGTTTGTGATTACGCCTATTGAAAAGTCGAAGGAATTGCCCAGCGACAGGTTGACAACTGGTGCGCCGGAGATCGACGAGGCAATAGGCGGAGGCGTGTGGAGGGGGACCTTGGTGGCCGTGGTGGGCCCACCCGACGGGCTGGCCAGCAAGCTGATGGTGCTCACGGCGGCTGAGCTGGCCAGGCGGGGGTCGAGGGTGCTCTACCACCACCACAAGGTGGCTCCCACTTTTACCAAGTTCGCCGAGAGCCTGGGCGTGAGGTGGCAGGTTCCTAATATCGAGTGGTTCTACCACCCCGTTGTGGAGCACAAGAGTTTGACGTGGTGGTTCAAGAGCGCCGAGATGGTTAACCGCGGCAGATTCGACGTGCACTTCGCCGATCAGTACGAGCAAGTGGTTTCCTCCACCGGACCCGAGTTGCTGGTTGAGGCGGCGAGGCTGTACCAATCCCTAGTTAACTACCCCACCACCACGGTCCTTGTGTTCAACTCTTACGACGCCTGGGACTCCGCGAGCCTGTACCTGGGCTCGCTGGTAGATTACGTATTTAAGTTCAGACACGGGGAGCTGGAGGCGCACACGCCGGAGAGCCCGGTGCCTATTAGATTCCAGTTCAAAATTGACGAGCAGAGGAGGAGGGTGGTATACACAAGGATGTGA
- a CDS encoding M20/M25/M40 family metallo-hydrolase — MDVTQLLVDVLKIYSPPHGEAELARYLHSYLKRHVTDVWIDEAGNVLAVKGGGSPVVWLHAHMDTVPGPLPVRVENGVVWGRGAVDDKGPLVAYLKAFLEAEPRGTLVLALVTAEEDDSAGTEALMRGGPPRPTHIYVGEPTNLHIAYAYRGGAKVYIELQSRGGHASSPIYGNVVEELYAVYQEVKRALGHAERYDAFTVTPTVVQCGEAPNKLPTRCVMVLDVRIPPGRTCRDLLQSLPPGARAASCTDPVEVSPTNPAARALTRALIKLGVEPKLSRKWGTADFNILAALTKNIVAFGPGDPVYAHTEDERIEVAQVETAAAALKLAVGEIK, encoded by the coding sequence ATGGACGTCACCCAGTTGCTGGTGGATGTGTTGAAGATATACAGCCCGCCCCACGGCGAGGCGGAGCTCGCCAGGTATCTACACTCCTATCTAAAGAGGCACGTGACAGACGTCTGGATAGACGAGGCGGGCAACGTATTGGCTGTCAAAGGCGGGGGGTCCCCCGTGGTGTGGCTACACGCCCACATGGACACGGTGCCCGGCCCCCTGCCGGTGAGAGTTGAAAACGGCGTCGTCTGGGGCCGCGGCGCCGTAGACGACAAAGGCCCCCTCGTCGCCTACCTCAAGGCCTTTCTAGAAGCCGAGCCGCGGGGGACGCTGGTCCTTGCGCTGGTCACCGCCGAGGAGGACGACAGCGCCGGGACAGAGGCCCTAATGAGGGGAGGCCCCCCGAGGCCAACCCACATATATGTGGGGGAGCCCACGAATCTCCACATCGCCTACGCCTACAGAGGCGGCGCGAAGGTGTACATAGAGCTACAGTCCAGGGGGGGCCACGCAAGCTCGCCAATCTACGGCAACGTCGTGGAGGAGCTATACGCCGTCTACCAGGAGGTGAAGAGGGCCCTCGGCCACGCGGAGAGGTACGACGCCTTCACCGTCACCCCCACAGTGGTGCAGTGCGGAGAGGCCCCCAATAAGTTGCCGACCCGTTGCGTCATGGTGCTGGACGTCAGAATACCGCCGGGCAGGACCTGCCGCGACCTGCTGCAGTCGCTACCACCCGGCGCCAGGGCGGCGTCTTGCACAGACCCCGTGGAGGTGTCCCCCACGAACCCGGCGGCCCGCGCCTTAACCAGAGCGTTGATAAAACTCGGCGTAGAGCCGAAGCTCAGCAGGAAGTGGGGCACCGCCGACTTCAACATACTGGCCGCGCTTACCAAGAACATCGTCGCCTTCGGCCCCGGCGACCCGGTCTACGCACACACTGAAGACGAGCGTATAGAAGTGGCGCAGGTGGAGACGGCGGCGGCGGCTTTGAAGCTGGCAGTGGGAGAAATTAAGTAG